A window from Acinonyx jubatus isolate Ajub_Pintada_27869175 chromosome E1, VMU_Ajub_asm_v1.0, whole genome shotgun sequence encodes these proteins:
- the ANKRD40CL gene encoding LOW QUALITY PROTEIN: putative ANKRD40 C-terminal-like protein (The sequence of the model RefSeq protein was modified relative to this genomic sequence to represent the inferred CDS: deleted 2 bases in 1 codon; substituted 1 base at 1 genomic stop codon) yields the protein MPRGGSVGLATLRPGGPELAPGLCPAAQATISQRHNMLVPLQTDALGAFGGAYVVASSCTHARGDTDLMNRGQMSRSWDTKKPAGFKLGIVSFTNEFGGDLELVLKVRIQRPKENDFTEVELNRGELSSQNLLKVSCCEXGVKPEQVKIRPPNTLLRKDKDILRLQDFQEIKLVSMKNGSSELVAHAPSLTEKPCLNSHAANLTY from the exons ATGCCGAGGGGAGGCAGCGTCGGGCTGGCGACCCTGCGGCCCGGCGGCCCGGAACTGGCCCCAGGCCTGTGCCCAGCAGCCCAGGCGACCATCA GCCAGCGACACAACATGCTTGTTCCCCTGCAGACGGACGCACTGGGGGCTTTTGGAGGTGCTTATGTGGTTGCGAGCTCGTGCACACATGCCAGAGGGGACACCGATCTGATGAATCGTGGCCAAATGTCCCGATCGTGGGACACGAAGAAGCCGGCAG GCTTTAAATTAGGTATTGtttcttttacaaatgaatttGGGGGTGATCTAGAGCTGGTGCTTAAAGTCAGAATTCAGAGGCCCAAAGAAAATGACTTCACTGAAGTTGAACTGAACAGAGGAGAGCTGAGTTCTCAAAATCTACTAAAAGTGAGTTGCTGTGAATGAGGGGTTAAGCCAGAGCAAGTGAAGATCAGGCCACCAAACACGCTGCTCAGAAAG GACAAAGACATTTTAAGACTACAGGACTTCCAGGAAATAAAACTCGTTTCAATGAAAAATGGAAGCTCTGAATTGGTAGCACACGCACCATCCCTGACAGAGAAGCCCTGCTTA AACAGCCACGCTGCAAACCTGACCTATTAG